Part of the Henckelia pumila isolate YLH828 chromosome 2, ASM3356847v2, whole genome shotgun sequence genome is shown below.
AAAAAATCGGCCAATGCTTGAGCTTTAATCGCTGCTCTTGGTTCATACTGAATATCATACTCATTGAGTTCAGTAGTCCACTTCACCAATCGTCCCGAAATGTCAGCGTGAGTTAATATCCTTCCCATGGGACTATTGGTTAACACCACAATAGGATGTGATAGAAAATAAGGTCTGAGCTTCCGGGCCGTCATAACAAGTGCAAGTGCCAACTTCTCGACCTCTGAATACCGGAGCTCAGCACCCTTGAGAGCATGTGAGAAAAAGTAGATAGGATGTTGAGCCGCTCCCTCCTGCCTAATGAGTACCGAACTGACCGCCCCTCCAAAGCTGAGAGGTAGATGTATAACGGTTCACCCGAAACTGCCTTAGCCAATACAGGAAGTTCggctaaataattttttaagtcCTCGAACGCCTTCCCACATTCAGCATCCCACTCAAACCTCTTAGCTTTCCGAAGAACCTTAAAGAAAGGTAAACTTTTATGAGCTGATCTGGATATGAACCGAGATAGAGCTGCTATCCTTCCTGCCAACCTCTGAACTTCCTGCAGATTTTGAGGATGAGACATGGATCGGATAGCTTGCACTTTCTCGGGGTTAGCTTCAATCCCTCTCTCAGTCACCATGTATCCCAAAAACTTGCCTCCTCTTACTCCAAACACACATTTTTCAGGATTGAGCTTTATTCCGTAGGACCTGAGCGTGGCAAAGGTCTCCCTCAAGTCGGTCATCAAACCTGCATCATCCTGGGATTTTACCaggatatcatccacataaacctCCACATTTCGGCCAATCTGGGAAGCAAACACCCTATCCATGAGCCTCTGATAAGTAGCCCCTGCATttttcaaaccaaaaggcatcactctGTAACAGAAAGTTCCATGAGAGGTAGTGAAACTTACTTTATCCTGATCTTCCTCTGCCAACGGAATTTGATGGTACCCTTGATAGGCATCCATGAAACACAAATAATGATGACCTGCCGTAGAATCAACCAACTGATCAATTCGAGGCAGTGGATAGCAATCTTTTGGGCATGCCTTATTTAAGTCCCGAAAATCAACACACATCCTCCATTTGCCTGAACTCTTAGGGACAAGGACCACATTTGACAACCAAGTAGGGAACTGGACTTCCCTAATATGACCTGCCTTAAGGAGTTCATTCACTTCTTTCTTAATAACCTTATCCTTTTCAGGCCCAAAGTGTCTCTTTTTCTGTTTTACCTGCTTCGCTCCCGCGAAAATGTTGAGCTGATGAACCATAACGTCTGCACTAACCCCTGTGAGCTCTGAAACAGACCAAGCAAAAACATCTTTGTTCTCCTTCAAGCAATCAATCAAGCTTTGCCTCATTGAAGAACTGAGATCAGCGGCTAGCTTCACCATCTGAGCTCCAGGACTTAGCTCTACTTTCTCATGATCTTCTTCAGACATTAAAAATACCTTTTGACCCAACACCCTTGGTGCTCGGCCTATCAAAACCATTCCTACTTCCCTCCTACTTCTCTTTGCATCAACCTTCACTTCATTCACATAACACAAATGTGCTGCCTTTTGATCACCCCTAACAACCCCCACTTCTTTTCCATTTGGAAACTTCAATTTCTGGTGGTAGGTAGAAGCCACAACTCGGAAATCACTCAGGGCAGGGCGTCCCAATATTCCATTGAAAGAAGATGGGGCATCCACCACTGTAAAGCAAGTCATTTTTGTTACTCTCTGCTCTCCACTCCCAAGGGACAAGGGGAGCACTATCTGTCCCAACGGTTGCAGAGCATGACCCGTGAACCCATACAACTCTGTGGTTATTGGATCCAACTCAAATCCTTCCAATTTCATTTGGTCCAGAGTTTCTTTAAAAATAATGTTTACTGAACTCCCAGTATCCACAAAGATACGAGCCACGTCATAATTGGCTATGGTCAAGGTGACCAGTAGGGGATCATTATGAGGTAGCACCACATCCTTTAAATCTTCCATTCCAAAACCGATGTTCGGATCAGTGGGACAGCTGAGCTGAGAATttacctcaaaattttccaaCCTACGCCCGTGAGCTTTGCGAGCCCTTCCCGAATCTCCATCCGTACTACCCCCTGAGATCATATGGATAACACCCCGATTGGGATGATTTGCAATTTGCTGCACCCTATCTCCTTGATCGTTTTGAGGAGCTCTTCCGTGATGATCACCTTGATTCTCTCTAACTTCATTCCTTTGATTCCTCCATTGGGGAGCTCGGCCTTGGCGAGGAGGATTTGCCCTTCGAGTCAGCTCAGCTCTGATTCGAGGGTCATCATACATGATCCTTTGAATCTCCTCACCTAGCCTCTGACAATCATTGGTGATATGCCCATACTCCTGATGAAAATCGCAAAACTTGTCAGATGGCGGTAACCGCGGGCCTTTCTCAGCATTACGGGGCCTCACAAGTGCTCGCCTAtcctcacatacttgcattgccTTCTCCAGGCTTACCGAGAGTGGTACATAGGGGTAGGGTCCTTTGACCCTGTTCATCTCTTCTGCAACCCTCTTCCTTCCTCCTTCTGTCTTCCCCTCTGCCTTTGCTCCCACCTTGGCACTAGGCTTACTCCCAGACGTTCCTTCCTGTCTCCTCTGCCTCTGTGCATCCTCCAAATTCACGTACTTCTCAGCTCGACTAAGGAGCTCATCATAAGTCAAAGGAGGCTTCTTGACCAAGGATCTGAAAAACTCTCCTCCTCTCAACCCTTGAGTGAAAGAGTTGACCAAGGTATCAGCAGTGGCAGCAGGTACTTCCAGAGCTGCTGTATTGAAGCGTTGAACATACTCTCGCAACGGTTCCACCTCAAATTGCTTCATATTGAACAAACTGAGAGAAGTCTTCAAATATCTCCTGCTACTTGCATATTGGTGTAGAAAAGCTGAGCTGAAGTCATTGAAACTCTGAATACTACCAGGCTGTAAAAGGTTGAACCATTGCTGGGCTGACCTTACCAAAGTAGTGAGGAAGACCCGACATTTAATTGCATCTGAATATCTATGCAACAAGGCTGCATTTTCAAATCTCCCCAAATGTTCCTCCGGATCTGAGCTCCCGTCATATTCCCCTAAAGTAGGCTGCTTAAAATTTGCAGGGAGTTCTTCATCTAGAATAGCCCGAGCAAAAGGAATTTTCCTCTGTATAGGCCCAGGCCGACCTCCGACTTGCCGACCTAGTCTCCTGATCTCTTCCCACACCGCATCCATTGGGTTTGGCTGACCTACGGGAGGAGGTGGTGGATTTTGACCCATGGCGGCTTGCACTGTTTGAGTGATGAACTGGCTGAACTGATCTACAGTCATATCCGCCACATTTCCTCTTCCccttcctcttcctcttcctgcCATATCTACGTCTTAGCTTgaatttcccacagacggcgccaattgatataCTTCAATAAAGTGATCTCCTCGGATGAGCTGAAGAAGCTCCTCCAAATAAAAAATGAACTGctgctgacctgaaaccactaacaagagtgttaaggggggccggaaggtgttccggcgtatcccctccgacgctcaagtcagatgctaggatagcgaaaATATAGAGAGTAGTGTGTGCACACGAGTGAAAAATTAGGATGCAAATAATGAAAgtgaacctggtatttataggagagggcTCCGGGTTTAGCGCCTACTTTCTTTATCAAGAATCCGCGAATCCCGGGATCACAATCCCGAATATTTAGGCTGAGATCTCGCCCGAATCTTATCTGACAAAAGAAATAACAATACACTTAATCTGAGCTGAACAGTCATCATGAGGATGCTATACTGCTGCTCTCCCTGAGGTTATATGGAAAAGGGGTGAGTGAGTTATTGCTGAACCCCTGAACTCCACCTGAAcactgatcctaacatcttagctAGCTCATCAAGGTTATTCAACCCCTCTACTAAGCTAACTCCCTACTGGCATCGGAGCTGAGATGAACTCCAGAGCTCCCAACCCGAGTTAGAGAGGATGGTGAAAAAATTTGTCTGAGCTCCCGAGCCGAGCTGGAGGTAATGGTGGAGGAGCttggctgagctcccgagctgagctggACATTACAATGggagagcttggccgagctcccgagttTCCaaactcccgacccgagctgacCCCCCAAACGATTCTGGCTAGCTAAGGATTGATCTTTACCTTAGGGTCATCTATGAGCTGAGGTGATTTCCTCTTTCGGATATCAATACACATAAACTTAATAGCCTACAAAACTTcgatgattattattttaaaaatatatatcaaaatactcgaaattttttttatcaacgaTAAAATATAACTGCCATAAACATTTTATCAACTTCCAAACAAGTTTCTACGTGTGTCTGGTCTGCCGTGACATGATTATGACACAATGACATCTACCATTACAAGTTATtgtttgtaaataaaatattaagccGTCAAAACCAATAAAGCATTTCTATTATTTGCAACGCCCCTATGATTCGCTACCACTTTAATCCAAACAAATCCAATTCTCTCTCTCGCCGAATCAATTATTTTATAAGTTCAATATTTTATAGATTCTTCAATAATCTTTGTTggcttttttaatttattgtggtCGAAAAATCATCTTAAAACAGCACATAAACAGAATATCTCCTAGCAACAGACACAGGCTATGGTAATTTATCGGATTCACCAAtgaccaaaatttaaataaatttaaataattctggATATCATATGTAATTTGTCGATCCACCGTCGCAAGTTCATCTTGCAAAATTTTTACCCAAACTTTGAGGAAAATACGAAATTTCACGGGAAAAACTGCAAACAACCAATAATTTATACAATACTACAATTATAGATGCTTTTAGGTTGTGTTTAAACggataaatttcaaatatattttaattgtttaaaaaataaaatcataaacttCAGAATTCACGACTTAGatgtttatataatattttatattaattaaaataaatttcaacttCACCCAAATAATGATTTAATTTGAAATCAATTTTACTTTGTATTACTATTTATAATATTTCATATATTGTTTTATCGTAAACAATTAGAATCGAAATccatagatttcaaataaatcttCCTAAGTACACCCTTACATAATTTCCATATTAACTATATCTATAAACTTTCAAGATTTTAGTAAATCGAAACGATCGTTTCGTAAATGAATAGTGTCAAAGTATATATTGAAAAATTTCGTTTCGCGGCGGTAGaaaagttaaaaattttaactATACCGGTCGATTATAACTAATATTCACGTCAAAAGAGAGGTTACGACACTTTGTCATGTACCCTTTTGACTATAAAAAGCATCTACGTAGTGTAAATACGTAATGTGAAAGATATCATATAGTAGGCCACTGGTGGAGTTCCGGTCGAAAGAGAACCCATAGTTCTCTTCTGCCATTTGGCATTGTGAGTATACTTTTCCTAGTAAAGTGTTAAACATATGAAACAGTCACTTCTTGCTCATATCATCTTCCAGTTTAGTTTAAGAACAAAAATGATTGGTTTGTATTATTACATTTTGCGTCTTTGTGCATGTAACTTCATGAACAATGGTGGCCATGCTTCTCCTAGAGTTCAATAAGGGATGATAAGAATCTTAACTCTTTTATTAGCGCCATTCGGCGTCGTGCTAGTTCTCGAAACGTATGTCGAGTCTTTTTAAAGTTTCAGGATTTTTTATGTTTCTAACTTTTGGCGGAAATGGAATTACAGAGAGTTTATCTTTGTGGAGGGGAGACTAGGCGGCTGGAGCGATTCACCTGACAGGTACCATCGTTTTTTCCAGTATCAGCTGAGAAATGCTAATCTTTCCTGTTCAAAAAcatgcaaatttgatggtaaACTAACAAGAGTGTATTTTGTGGGGTGAAGAAATATACTAATATACATGTAAAATCATTTGCCAAGGAACATTGTTTTGATCAATGTGTGTCGTTTGTCTTGTTTGATGGATTTTTGGATGGGCTTATAACTTGAGATTCACAAAAGCATTGTATCTATGAATGATATAAggaatcaaatattttactttttttcTTATCTTAATTTTCTGCCAACTTCTCGAGAAAGTTGACGTAACATTTTCCCCGGATCACACAGATAGTGGAAGTATCATACCATCAAAAATGGAGCCTGGGAAATCAGTTGATGACCAGTTCTCAAAGTTGCACCCGTACTTCCCTGTGGCCACAAGAATTGCTATTTTAGGAGGCGGGCCGAGTGGATTGTCAACAGCTTATGCACTGAGTAAACTAGGATATAGTGACGTAACTGTGTTGGAGAAGTATCACACAGTTGGCGGGATGTGTGAATCAGTGGATATAGAAGGTATAGAGAAGATTAAAGAGATATATTTGACATTTCATTTTTCCTTTTCCACCCCAGGCGCACTTTATGTGAATTGATCCAATGAAATCAACTGCTGGACTCATTGAATAATCTGTTGGCAGCGGATTTGTCGTTTTTTCTATGGAAATATCTGATTACTTGCGCATGTTCCTATCACAGGAAGGATATATGATCTTGGAGGACAAGTTCTTGCAGCTGGTAGCTCTCCAACTATTTTTCACTTGGCGAAAGAAATGGGATCAGATTTGGAAGAGATGGATACCCACAAACTAGCTCTTATGGATAGTTTCACAGGGAAATATCAAGATATACAGGTTGCAGATGACTACGTATCAGTAATCTCATTAACCTTAGAGCTACAGGTACATCTTTTTCGATCTATTAAGGCCGTATATCTTAATAATACCCGTATATCTTATTACTTCGAACTAACATCGAATTCTTTATTGTTATGCTCCATTTACAGGACAAAGCTAAGAAATCTGGTCAAATAGGAATTCATGCAGTGAGCGACTCTGCCTTTGATTTGACGCCAGAGTTTCTCGAACACCGGGGTTTAAAATCTATCCCTGCATCAGTAGCTTATGGATATACTGCTTCAGGGTATGGATTTGTTCAAGACATGCCTTACGCCTATATTCATGAGTTCACTAGAACGTCCATGGCTGGTAAAATTAGACGGTTGAAAGGTGGTTACTCGAGTTTATGGCAGAAAATAAGCACATCTTTGCCAATAAATGTCCTCTGCAACAGGGAGGTTGTGGCAATAAGACGCCATTCATCAGGTGTCACGATTGATATCAAAGATGGTGAAGGATACTCCAAAAGTTTGGAATTCGATAAAATAATCATAACGGGGGCTTTTCCATTCAAGAATGGGAAAACATACAGATCACCATCATCCACTTCTGAAGGTTTGGGAGCCTTGAGCCTATTTCTTTATCGGCACTAGTCTAGCCGCGAATTTCTTTTAAAATGATTCTGAAAGAAAGTTCTCTTTCTACAGATACTCAAAATGACGTAATGGATTTCAGTGAGATTGAAAAGGAACTGTTCAGTAAAGTGCAAACAATTGACTATTACACTACGGTTATGAAGATTAAAGGAATGGACCATTTGCctgttggattttattacttCGGTGAATTCATGAATGATCCTTCTACAATAGGAAATCCAGTGGCGGCTCAGAAATTCTATTCTGATACTAATATATTCCTATTCTGGTCATATGGCAACTCAGCCAATATCAAGGGGGAAGAAGTAACAAAGTTGGCCATTGAAGCAGTTAAAAGAATGGGGGGAGAAGTTGAAATAGTAATTCTACAACGACGATTCAACTATTTTCCTCATGTTCAAAGTAAAGGTAAGCACTACTTCAAAGAATTTCGTAATCCTGCAATATTTAAAGAAGGTAATGGTTTCAACTAACTTTACTGCAGATATGAAGAATGGATTCCATGAAAAACTAGAAAACAAGCTTCAGGGACAACAAAATACTTACTATGTCGGTGGTCTAATGGCATTTGAGCTTACGGAGAGAAATTCAGCATATGCCATGGCTTTGGTTCGCAATCATT
Proteins encoded:
- the LOC140877282 gene encoding uncharacterized protein, with amino-acid sequence MAGRGRGRGRGNVADMTVDQFSQFITQTVQAAMGQNPPPPPVGQPNPMDAVWEEIRRLGRQVGGRPGPIQRKIPFARAILDEELPANFKQPTLGEYDGSSDPEEHLGRFENAALLHRYSDAIKCRVFLTTLVRSAQQWFNLLQPGSIQSFNDFSSAFLHQYASSRRYLKTSLSLFNMKQFEVEPLREYVQRFNTAALEVPAATADTLVNSFTQGLRGGEFFRSLVKKPPLTYDELLSRAEKYVNLEDAQRQRRQEGTSGSKPSAKVGAKAEGKTEGGRKRVAEEMNRVKGPYPYVPLSVSLEKAMQVCEDRRALVRPRNAEKGPRLPPSDKFCDFHQEYGHITNDCQRLGEEIQRIMYDDPRIRAELTRRANPPRQGRAPQWRNQRNEVRENQGDHHGRAPQNDQGDRVQQIANHPNRGVIHMISGGSTDGDSGRARKAHGRRLENFEVNSQLSCPTDPNIGFGMEDLKDVVLPHNDPLLVTLTIANYDVARIFVDTGSSVNIIFKETLDQMKLEGFELDPITTELYGFTGHALQPLGQIVLPLSLGSGEQRVTKMTCFTVVDAPSSFNGILGRPALSDFRVVASTYHQKLKFPNGKEVGVVRGDQKAAHLCYVNEVKVDAKRSRREVGMVLIGRAPRVLGQKVFLMSEEDHEKVELSPGAQMVKLAADLSSSMRQSLIDCLKENKDVFAWSVSELTGVSADVMVHQLNIFAGAKQVKQKKRHFGPEKDKVIKKEVNELLKAGHIREVQFPTWLSNVVLVPKSSGKWRMCVDFRDLNKACPKDCYPLPRIDQLVDSTAGHHYLCFMDAYQGYHQIPLAEEDQDKVSFTTSHGTFCYRVMPFGLKNAGATYQRLMDRVFASQIGRNVEVYVDDILVKSQDDAGLMTDLRETFATLRSYGIKLNPEKCVFGVRGGKFLGYMVTERGIEANPEKVQAIRSMSHPQNLQEVQRLAGRIAALSRFISRSAHKSLPFFKVLRKAKRFEWDAECGKAFEDLKNYLAELPVLAKAVSGEPLYIYLSALEGRSVRYSLGRRERLNILSTFSHMLSRVLSSGIQRSRSWHLHLL